The proteins below come from a single Diceros bicornis minor isolate mBicDic1 chromosome 3, mDicBic1.mat.cur, whole genome shotgun sequence genomic window:
- the LRRN3 gene encoding leucine-rich repeat neuronal protein 3, protein MKDMPLQIHVLLGLAITTLVQAIDKKVDCPQLCTCEIRPWFTPRSIYMEASTVDCNDLGLLNFPTRLPADTQILLLQTNNIAKIEYSLDFPVNLTGLDLSQNNLSSVTNINVKKMPQLLSVYLEENKLTELPEKCLSGLSNLQELYINHNLLSTISPGAFIGLHNLLRLHLNSNRLQMINSKWFDALPNLEILMIGENPIIRIKDMNFKPLINLRSLVIAGINLTEIPDNALVGLENLESISFYDNRLIKVPHVALQKVVNLKFLDLNKNPINRIRRGDFSNMLHLKELGINNMPELIAIDSLAVDNLPDLRKIEATNNPRLSYIHPNAFFRLPKLESLMLNSNALSALYHGTIESLPNLKEISIHSNPIRCDCVIRWINMNKTNIRFMEPDSLFCVDPPEFQGQNVRQVHFREMMEICLPLIAPESFPSNLDLEAGSYVSLHCRATAEPQPEIYWITPSGQKLLPNTLTDKFYVHSEGTLDISGITPTEGGLYTCIATNLVGADLKSVMIKVDGYFPQDNNGSLNIKIKDVQANSVLVSWKASSKILKSSVKWTAFVKTENSQAAQSARIPSDVKVYNLTHLNPSTEYKICIDIPTIYQRNRKQCVNVTTKDLDPDRKEYEKSNTTTLMACLGGFLGIIGVICLFSCLSREMNCDGGHSYVRNYLQKPTFAFSELYPPLINLWEAGKEKSTALEVKATVIGVPTNMS, encoded by the coding sequence ATGAAGGACATGCCACTCCAAATTCATGTGCTACTCGGCCTAGCTATCACTACACTAGTACAAGCTATAGATAAAAAAGTGGATTGCCCACAATTATGCACTTGTGAAATCAGGCCTTGGTTTACACCTAGATCCATTTATATGGAAGCATCTACAGTGGATTGTAATGATTTAGGTCTTTTAAATTTCCCAACCAGATTGCCTGCTGACACACAGATTCTGCTCCTACAGACTAACAATATTGCAAAAATTGAATACTCCTTAGACTTTCCAGTAAACCTTACTGGCCTGGACTTATCTCAAAACAATTTATCTTCAGTCACCAACATTAATGTGAAAAAGATGCCCCAGCTTCTTTCTGTGTACCTGGAGGAAAACAAACTTACTGAGCTGCCTGAAAAATGTCTGTCTGGACTGAGCAACTTACAAGAACTCTATATTAATCACAACTTGCTTTCTACAATATCTCCAGGAGCTTTTATTGGCCTACATAATCTTCTTCGACTTCATCTCAATTCAAATAGATTGCAGATGATCAACAGTAAGTGGTTTGACGCTCTTCCCAATCTGGAGATTCTGATGATTGGGGAAAATCCAATCATCAGAATCAAAGACATGAACTTTAAGCCACTTATCAATCTTCGCAGCTTGGTTATAGCTGGTATAAACCTCACAGAAATACCAGATAATGCCTTGGTTGGACTTGAAAACTTAGAAAGCATCTCTTTTTATGACAACAGGCTTATTAAAGTGCCCCATGTTGCTCTTCAGAAAGTTGTAAACCTCAAATTTTTGGATCTAAATAAAAACCCCATTAATAGAATACGAAGGGGTGATTTTAGCAATATGCTACACTTAAAAGAGTTGGGGATAAATAATATGCCTGAGCTGATTGCCATCGACAGTCTTGCTGTGGATAACTTGccagatttaagaaaaatagaagctACTAACAATCCCAGGTTGTCTTACATTCACCCTAATGCATTTTTCAGACTACCCAAGCTGGAATCACTCATGCTTAACAGTAACGCCCTTAGTGCCCTGTACCATGGTACaattgagtctctgccaaacctCAAGGAAATCAGCATACACAGCAATCCCATCAGGTGTGATTGTGTCATCCGTTGGATTAATATGAACAAAACCAACATTCGATTTATGGAGCCAGATTCACTGTTTTGCGTGGACCCTCCTGAATTCCAAGGCCAGAATGTTCGGCAGGTGCATTTCAGGGAAATGATGGAAATTTGTCTCCCTCTTATAGCTCCTGAGAGTTTTCCTTCTAATCTGGATTTAGAAGCTGGGAGCTATGTTTCCTTACACTGTAGAGCTACTGCAGAGCCACAGCCTGAAATATACTGGATAACACCTTCTGGTCAAAAACTCTTGCCTAATACTCTGACAGACAAGTTCTATGTCCACTCTGAAGGCACACTAGATATAAGTGGCATAACCCCAACAGAAGGGGGTTTATATACTTGTATAGCAACTAACCTGGTTGGTGCTGACTTGAAGTCTGTTATGATCAAAGTGGATGGTTATTTTCCCCAGGATAACAATGGATCcttgaatattaaaataaaagatgttcAGGCCAATTCAGTCCTGGTATCTTGGAAAGCAAGTTCTAAAATTCTCAAATCCAGTGTTAAGTGGACAGCCTTTGTCAAGACTGAAAATTCCCAGGCTGCCCAAAGTGCTCGAATACCATCTGATGTCAAGGTATATAATCTCACTCATCTGAACCCATCAACTGAGTATAAAATTTGTATTGATATCCCCACCATctatcaaagaaacagaaaacagtgtgtAAATGTCACCACAAAAGATTTGGACCCTGATcgaaaagaatatgaaaagagtAACACCACAACACTTATGGCCTGCCTTGGAGGCTTTCTGGGGATTATTGGTGTGATATGCCTTTTCAGCTGCCTCTCTCGAGAAATGAACTGTGATGGTGGACATAGCTATGTGAGGAATTACTTACAGAAACCAACCTTTGCATTCAGTGAGCTTTATCCTCCTCTGATCAATCTCTGGGAAGCAGGCAAAGAAAAAAGTACAGCACTGGAAGTAAAAGCAACTGTTATAGGTGTGCCAACAAATATGTCCTAA